A single region of the Nicotiana sylvestris chromosome 6, ASM39365v2, whole genome shotgun sequence genome encodes:
- the LOC138871802 gene encoding uncharacterized protein has product MGFGDAIKDKDKASTQDCAKALIFLCHHLDEGLKIEYLTVKDPFVLWNGLKERYDNLKITSKLKLCGDNISDYDMFEKTFTTFHASNMVLQQQYREKGFTKYSQLISLLLVAERNNEFDITHLDADITTISGSSNLIEGSGRATITLPMGTIIIIENAMFSSKSKRNLLSFKDIRKNGFHIETIDENNMEYLIVTKNVSG; this is encoded by the exons atgggttttggagacgccattaaagaTAAAGATAAAGCATCTACACAAGACTGTGCTAAGGCTTTGATTTTCTTgtgccatcaccttgatgaagggttAAAAATTGAATATCTCACAGTGAAAGATCCATTTGTTTTGTGGAATGgtttaaaggaaagatatgacaacttaaa aattacttctaaattgaaactctgtggagataATATCAGTGACTATGATATGTTTGAAAAAACATTTACAAcgtttcatgcctccaatatggtcTTGCAACAACAGTACCGAGAGAAAGGCTTCACAAAGTACTCTCAGTTGATTTCTCTTCTACTTGTGGCTGAACGAAACAATGAATTTGACATCACCCACTTGGAT gcagatattactacaatttctggtagtagtaatctaattgaaggctctggaagagctactataactctgcctatGGGAACAATAATTATCAttgagaatgcaatgttctcctccaagtccaagaggaacttgttgagttttaaagatatccgcaaaaatggatttcatattgagacaatagatgagaataatatgGAATATCTCATCgttaccaagaatgtctctggctag
- the LOC104219829 gene encoding F-box/LRR-repeat protein 17-like, with protein MQGRLHHPHTATPIADVILPKRGKKRGSYTCGRCGVPKKGHVCSFPKDLNPISNPNPNLTPSPSSNPSPDPESFRLPSPLSVVRPQSPPPPPPPQQRLILPQLRRALSFDDIDVTDSCKSDDEEDEFFLDPDNESDVIGSGKLPGYCLWEVFKRLPPPALLTAARVCKGWRDTSRRVWKSAEELRLRVPVKAQIGLVGSVLKKCPGLVKLSVTMESDVDATMLACIAFSCPKLDSIEIFTSGTSVNRITGDELGRFVADKRCLTNLKMEGCSNLGGFTLCSTSLSTLWLSDLYCHSKMVFNCPNLKEISVDFSRQENDTTDLTLMVDGLGRSCPRLQSIHIASIRLTNAVVLALTAANLRGLQMLSLVLGSEITDASVAAIASSYSSLELLDLSGSSISDSGIGMICNVFPETLSKLLIAVCPNITSSGIQFATAQLPNLELMDCGMTICDPNLDSTTQENNDLQLQRTSNSKMHLIYQKLIIKHTRLKKLSLWGCSGLDALYLNCPELKDLNLNSCINLNPERLLLQCPNLESVHALGCQDMLVETLQNQVCNDFITAEDHFHCKRLPDGSKRIMVPHLFSPQPIDGKKKRISKRRRCTVLVS; from the exons ATGCAGGGTCGCCTACACCACCCCCACACCGCCACTCCTATCGCCGACGTTATCCTCCCTAAGCGAGGCAAAAAACGGGGTAGTTACACCTGTGGTCGTTGTGGTGTTCCTAAAAAAGGCCACGTTTGTAGTTTTCCTAAGGACCTTAATCCTATTAGTAATCCAAACCCTAATCTCACTCCTAGTCCTAGTTCTAATCCCAGTCCCGATCCTGAATCATTCCGTTTGCCTTCTCCACTCTCGGTCGTCCGTCCTCAGTCGCCGCCACCTCCTCCGCCGCCGCAGCAACGTCTTATACTCCCGCAACTCCGGCGAGCACTTTCATTCGATGACATTGATGTTACTGACTCATGTAAATCTGATGACGAGGAAGATGAGTTTTTTTTGGATCCGGATAATGAATCGGATGTAATCGGGTCCGGAAAGTTGCCGGGGTATTGTTTATGGGAGGTGTTTAAGAGATTGCCGCCTCCGGCGTTGCTaacggcggctagggtttgtaaAGGGTGGAGGGATACTTCTAGAAGGGTCTGGAAGTCTGCCGAGGAACTTAGACTTCGGGTTCCGGTGAAGGCCCAGATTGGACTTGTTGGATCGGTGTTGAAGAAGTGTCCTGGGCTTGTTAAGCTTTCTGTTACAATGGAAAG TGATGTTGATGCTACCATGTTGGCATGCATTGCATTTTCCTGCCCGAAATTAGATTCGATAGAGATCTTCACATCTGGTACCTCAGTCAATCGGATCACGGG GGATGAGTTGGGTCGTTTTGTTGCTGACAAAAGATGTCTTACTAATCTCAAGATGGAAGGCTGCTCTAATCTTGGGGGTTTTACTCTTTGTTCAACCAGTCTCTCCACTCTTTGGCTTTCAGATCTCTATTGTCACTCTAAGATG GTCTTTAACTGCCCCAACTTGAAGGAAATTTCTGTGGATTTTTCTCGGCAAGAAAATGATACCACTGATCTAACTCTCATGGTGGATGGTCTTGGAAGGAGCTGTCCTAGACTCCAGAGCATTCACATTGCTTCCATCCGGCTTACAAATGCTGTTGTGCTTGCTTTAACAGCAGCAAATTTAAG GGGGTTACAAATGCTTTCTCTTGTACTGGGGTCAGAAATAACTGATGCATCTGTTGCAGCTATTGCTTCAAGCTACTCAAGCCTAGAGTTGCTTGATTTAAGCGG GTCCAGCATTAGTGATAGTGGCATTGGAATGATATGCAATGTATTCCCAGAGACATTGTCTAAACTTCTCATTGCTGTTTGTCCAAATATCACTTCAA GTGGCATTCAATTTGCTACAGCTCAGTTGCCTAATCTAGAGCTAATGGACTGTGGTATGACCATTTGTGATCCGAATCTAGACAGTACAACTCAGGAAAATAATGATCTCCAGTTACAAAGAACTTCAAACAGTAAAATGCACCTTATATATCAAAAACTGATTATTAAACATACCCGCTTGAAGAAACTCAGCTTATGGGGTTGCTCTGGATTAGAT GCATTATATCTGAATTGTCCAGAACTTAAAGATTTGAACCTGAACTCTTGTATAAATCTGAATCCAG AAAGATTGTTACTCCAGTGCCCCAATCTGGAAAGTGTTCATGCATTAGGTTGCCAGGACATGTTGGTTGAAACCCTTCAGAATCAG GTTTGCAATGATTTTATAACTGCAGAAGATCATTTTCATTGCAAACGTCTTCCTGATGGCTCGAAAAGGATCATGGTTCCACATTTATTCAGTCCACAG CCAATTGACGGGAAGAAAAAGAGGATTTCGAAGCGCCGCCGTTGTACTGTGCTTGTAAGTTAG
- the LOC138871803 gene encoding uncharacterized mitochondrial protein AtMg00810-like, protein MVLVYVDDMLITGDNLKLIKETKAGLQQVFKMKDLGELKYFLGIEFARSSQRILMHQRKYTLELISETGLGAAKPAITPLDFNMKLTTKEYDEHTNKGKEVADGDEELSDLNPYQKLIGKLLYLTMTRPDIAFNVQTLSQFLQKPKRYHMEAALGIGRYLKQQPGQGIILSSKNSTEITAYCDADWATCPHSRKSISGYLIKLGESLVSWKSKKQTTVSRSSAEAEYRSLASTLAELIWLVGLLTELKINVKQPVSVYSDIKAVMQIAANLVYHEYLNSKLGTLNIFTAPSLRGSVEKGVT, encoded by the coding sequence ATGGTgttagtatatgttgatgacatgctcATTACTGGAGACAACCTAAAACTAATAAAAGAAACTAAGGCTGGCTTACAACAGGTGTTCAAAATGAAAGACTTGGGTGAACTTAAATATTTTTTAGGCATTGAGTTTGCAAGGTCTAGTCAAAGAATCCTAATGCATCAAAGAAAATACACTTTAGAGTTGATTTCAGAAACAGGTTTAGGAGCAGCCAAACCTGCTATAACTCCTCTTGATTTCAATATGAAGCTAACAACAAAGGAGTATGATGAACAtacaaacaaaggaaaagaagtggcTGATGGAGACGAAGAACTATCAGATCTGAATCCATATCAAAAGCTAATTGGTAAATTGCTATATCTAACAATGACTCGACCAGATATTGCATTCAATGTTCAAACATTGAGTCAATTCTTACAAAAACCAAAAAGATATCATATGGAAGCAGCACTCGGAATTGGGAGGTATCTAAAACAACAACCAGGACAAGGAATTATATTATCTAGTAAGAACAGTACTGAAATTACAGCCTACTGCGATGCAGACTGGGCAACCTGTCCTCATTCTAGAAAGTCTATATCTGGTTATTTAATTAAGCTTGGCGAATCTCTAGTCTCTTGGAAATCAAAGAAACAAACAACTGTTTCCAGAAGTTCAGCAGAAGCTGAATATAGGAGCCTTGCCTCAACATTAGCAGAATTGATCTGGCTAGTTGGTCTACTAACAGAACTGAAAATCAATGTCAAACAACCTGTTAGTGTGTACAGTGATATCAAAGCAGTTATGCAAATTGCAGCAAATCTAGTTTATCATGAATATCTCAATTCCAAGCTTGGAACTTTAAACATTTTTACAGCTcctagcttgagggggagtgttgagaAAGGGGTTACATAA
- the LOC104216026 gene encoding photosystem II reaction center W protein, chloroplastic-like, with protein sequence MATITACTAASSVARVALVHNGSVSRPSSVLGLPAMSKNMGKVKCSMEGKSTGQESEAKLGMGTSLMAAACAATMSSPAAMALVDERMSTEGTGLPFGLSNNLLGWILFGVFGLIWSLYTVYTSSLDEDEDSGLSL encoded by the exons ATGGCGACCATCACTGCTTGCACCGCGGCCTCTTCAGTAGCCCGTGTTGCTCTCGTGCACAATGGTTCTGTATCTCGCCCCTCCTCTGTTCTTG GGTTGCCAGCCATGAGCAAGAATATGGGAAAGGTAAAATGTTCAATGGAAGGAAAATCAACAGGGCAAGAGAGTGAGGCAAAGTTAGGAATGGGTACATCTTTAATGGCAGCAGCATGTGCAGCAACAATGTCAAGTCCAGCAGCTATGGCTTTAGTGGATGAAAGAATGAGCACGGAAGGAACAGGGCTTCCATTTGGTTTGAGCAATAATCTTCTTGGTTGGATTCTTTTTGGTGtctttggtttgatttggtctCTTTACACTGTTTACACTTCTAGCCTCGACGAGGATGAAGATTCTGGATTGTCTCTTTAA